In Bacillota bacterium, the sequence TGGAGTTTTAAGCAGCAGAAGCCATGGGTGGAAAGCGGCGGATTATCCTGCCAATACGTAGAGCGGCTGTGGAATCAGGATGATATCGCAGAAGAGCGGCGCCTTGCTGCCGTTGAACTGGTTAAAAGTTCAATTGATATGGGGATAGCTGTTATCGGGTGGGATATTGGACTTCCTGAATGGGGACTGATCATCGGTTATGATGATCAGCTGCAGAAGTTAGCTGTACTTGACGTTGCCGGCAGAGGAGGACAAATGGATTATAATGAGCTCGGGAAACGAGAAATCCCTATTCTTAGTGTGCTGGCTGTTACCGGCAGGAATCATAAATCACAGGATGAGACTATTGCTGATACCCTAAAACTAGCAAAGACTCATCTAAACGGTAATGATTGGTGTCCGAACCCGAGCGGATTGGCCGCTTATCCGGCTCTAATCAAACATTTTGAAGCTGATTTCAACCCTGACCTTTCCTGGAACATGGAGTATTATTTAGGAACCTATGCTGCGCTGAAGCATTACGCATGGAGATTCTTTGACAAGTATGGCCTAAAAGATCTGGCTGGTTTGTATAAAACTGGATTTGAATGCTGGCAGAGAGCTTTTGAAACGAAAGCAAAAACTGATCTTACTGAAGCTGTTTCCAGGCAGGAGATTGTTGAGCTGTTGAAGACCGCTGAAGAGTGTGAGCGGGAAGCTGCAAGATTAATGGATTAGCTGGAAACATAAATAGAAAAGCCGCCTTAGCTGCTGATTACTAACAAATCAGTACTGGCGGCTTTGTTTTTCTTATGATCTTGTTTCAAATCGGTATTGGCCGAAATCACCAACAGGCCTGTAGCCTATGCTTTGATAAATCTTGTTGGAGGTCGGATAGTCCAAATCTGCAAAAAGACTGCAGAACTGGTAGCCAGAATCTAAAAGCATTTGACTGAGAGATGCTACACAGCTTGAGGCATAGCCCCGCCCCCGCAGTTCTCTGGGCGTATAGACCAGATTGACTGTCGCACCATTTCTGGTTGACCGGCTTTTAGCAGCAACTGAAACTGGTTTTCCATTGTGTTCCCAGAAAAACACTCGCGGTTCTCCAGAAGTAAACCTCTCAGCCAGCAATCGGCATTTTTCCAAATCGGGATTGGGTTCGAGGGCGGTGTCCTTCTGAAACTCTGCGATCCATCGAGCGAGAAGCTCTACATCGTCAGAGCCTGCAGACCGGAGGCGTCCGGCACCGATAACATCAGGATTAACTTTACAGAGCTTATAAACGCGCAGATTTATTTCTAACCGAACAGGACAGTTTGTGCGGGAACTCCAAATATCTGCAAACTTTTGCGCCCATTCCTTGGGACCGATTACTCCCGGTAGATTTAGCTTCCGCTCCAGAATGCTATCTGCTAAAGTTTCCAGCGCTTCGCCATTTACATCGCCTGCGCCGTAGATAATCAGCTTTTCTGGCACAGTCATAAGCGCAGCCAAGACCAGTTCTCCATTCTTATGGACAGTAACCTTCTCTACCTGGGGATAATAGTTTGGTTCTTTTTGGATCCTTAAGGAAATTCCCAGCATCAGGTTGTTGAGGGCTTCATCTTGTTCTAAATACGCTAGTGATTCCTGTAAAAATGTGTCAATATTGGCGTGCCAGATTACTCGCATGCTCTTCACTCCGCAGCTAAATTGTTTGACAGTATAGGTTCTGTTTTAGGGGTGAAATTCCTTCCTGTAATCAAAATTACAAATTTAAGTAGTTAGAGCCAACAAGCTGGTTTTTTCCTTTATGTGAATCACCTATCAGAGGGTTAGGGAAAAAAATAACGAATTACAGCGTAGTGAGATATAAACGGAAAAAACACAAGTGGGAAGTGAGATTAACCTTGTCAAACAATCAACTACAAATCGCCTGTGTATTTGAAAAAAATATGGTAATGCAGCGCGACGTGCCCCTTAAGGTATGGGGTAAAGGCATTGAAGGACAGCTAGTTACTGTGTCGATTGCTGACCAGCAGGTGCAGGCTGTTGTGGAAAATGGCCAGTGGGAACTGATCCTTGAACCATTACCGATCCACAATTCCGACAATCCATTGACCATGAGGATTGCTTCCGGTGAGGAGGAAATCATCCTAGACAACATCCTGGTGGGAGATGTGTACTTAGCCGGCGGACAGTCGAATATGCTGATGCCGTTAAGGCTGATGGATACAGCCGCAGAGGATCTTCAGCAGGCGGAGTATCCGGAAATCCGTCTCTATGATGTGCCGTGCCGCCACTATGAGGATGCGGATCTCTTTGTTGGTGGAAATGGAGAACTGGGGATTTGGGAAATCAAGGATAAAACATCCTGGCGAGAATGCACTCCTGAGAATGTGAAAAACTTTTCGGCAATTGGCTATTACTTTGCCAAGGATATTTATGAAAGCCAAAACATTCCCATCGGCATCATCAACTGCAATTGGGGCGGCAAATCTGCTGCCTGCTGGATTGATGAAAAAGTAATGGCCGAGCATTCTGAGCTTTATCAGCTGTATGAGGAATTTGCGGAAAAGGTTAGCAAGGTCGATGAGGCGGAGTACGCAGCTAAGTGGCAGAGATATGTAGAGCAAATAACCACTTACATTGAGGAAAACGGCACAAAGATACCTTTAGAGCCATTTGGCAAGTATTATTCCTATCGCCCCTGCGGGGTGTTCCATACCATGCTGAAACCCATTGCACCGTTTGGACTGAAAGGCGTTTTATGGTACCAGGGTGAATCCGATGATTTTCAGCACCACATCTATGAAAAAATGCTGACGGTAATGATTGCGAACTGGCGGGCACTGTTTGAAGATCCAAAGCTTCCTTTCTTTATTGTCCAGCTTCCCTTTGTTAACCGCAGCGGGGACCAGTTTAAATGGGGCTTTATCCGCCAAGCGCAGTTTAATGTAACGCAAAAACTGGATAATACCTATCTGGCAGTAGGCATCGATGCCGGTGGGGACGGGGATATTCACCCCACCGATAAAAAAGACATTAGC encodes:
- a CDS encoding sialate O-acetylesterase — protein: MQRDVPLKVWGKGIEGQLVTVSIADQQVQAVVENGQWELILEPLPIHNSDNPLTMRIASGEEEIILDNILVGDVYLAGGQSNMLMPLRLMDTAAEDLQQAEYPEIRLYDVPCRHYEDADLFVGGNGELGIWEIKDKTSWRECTPENVKNFSAIGYYFAKDIYESQNIPIGIINCNWGGKSAACWIDEKVMAEHSELYQLYEEFAEKVSKVDEAEYAAKWQRYVEQITTYIEENGTKIPLEPFGKYYSYRPCGVFHTMLKPIAPFGLKGVLWYQGESDDFQHHIYEKMLTVMIANWRALFEDPKLPFFIVQLPFVNRSGDQFKWGFIRQAQFNVTQKLDNTYLAVGIDAGGDGDIHPTDKKDISLRLVLLARKYLYNEDIVADSPVVSDVQFEGKKAIIIFDQVNGKLINKGDRVQGFMLCGEDGVYKDAEARIVDWNQVEVWCDEIESPFGVRYGFTNFCTCTLYNDSGLPVTPFNYELN